From the genome of Francisella tularensis subsp. tularensis:
AAAATGTAAGATGAATAGCTCAAGGAGGGTCATTCATATTTTAATATTAATTAAAGGAGACTCGTTATATGGCGAATCAATATTCTGGAAATTTTGAGCAAATTGTCAAAAATAGATTTAAATGCTCAGCGAGAGAGATCTTATTAAAATGCCAAAGAGAAGGCTTAAGTTACCAAGATGCTGAAAAAGTTTTGGGTTTTAAGCATGTTACTATCAGAAAGTGGGCTAAGAGATTTGATATTAAGCTCCCGCCTAGATTTAGATCTCATGATGAGCATCTTGAACAAAGAAGAGAGATAGCATATGTCAATCAATGTAAGTTGAATAAAATCAATAAAAGAAATGTTTTTAGTCGCTGCTGGATAAATATGAATCTTTATTCTGTAATCAAAGCTAAATCTTGATTTACTTGTATTTTAATATTATTTTTATTCTCTTCAAATTTGAAACTGACATTATTTCCAGAAGTTAAAATAATTACTGTTGAGCCGAAGTTAAACCATCCAAGTATATCGCCTTTATTGAATTTGATATTAAATTTAGCAGAATTATAGTCCCAAGTTTGTATGTCTTTGTAGTAGTTCGGAGCAATTTTACCATGCCATACTGTTTCTATACCTGCAACTAAAAGAGCACCGACAAAAATTACTGCAATTTCTCCAATTATTGTATCAAAGTAGCAGATTAGACGTTCATTTTTTGCAAAGAGATTATCAACTTTACTGGTCGTTATTTTATTAACCGAGAAAAGTTTGCCTGGAATATAAACCATCTTTGTAAGCTTTCCATCTATAGGCATATGTACTCTATGATAATCTTTTGGTGAAAGATATATAGTTGCAAATTTTGTGAAGCTAGTTGTTGAACTACTAGCAATTAATGATTCTAGAGAAAAGAGTTTACCTTTGGCTTGAATTAGACTATTATCAGTTATCGTGCCGAATTGACTTAATACACCATCTGCAGGAGAGGAGATAACATTTTTATCATTAGAAATGGGTCTTAAATCATCTTTAAGTTCTCTTATGAAAAAATCATTAAAAGATTTGTATTTGCTTATATCGGTTTCTTTAGCTTCAACTAAATTAATATTGAATTTCTTAATAGCAAGTTTTATTAGATGGTTTTTAATAATTTTATTTTCTGAGTCAGCAAGTTTACTAACTAAACGTGATGTTAAAGTGTGAGGAAGTAGATATTGTAAATATATAAATAAATTATCTCTCATTAATTCTACCTATTTTATTATTTAAAGCTTTTATTATATTAGTATAGCACTGTGCTATAATGATAAGTCAATTTAATTAGTTATTTATGTTACTAAAAAATGAGAAATACTATCAAGATAGTCATTTTATTGAGTCTTGGAATGTTACTACAAAATTGTGCTACTAGTGATGTTGAAAATGATTTTTCTTATGAGAACTTGACAGATACTATAAGTGGTTCACCATTTAGAAATAGGAAGTATGATTATGCAAGAGTAAAAGTATCAGAAGAGCCAGCGCTAAAAATTCCAACAGGACTAAATGGTGAAAAGATAAAACCAGCATTGAAACTTCCAGATGGTGATAATAATTATGCTAGATCACAAGTAAATGAAGCACAGAAGCAAATGCTACCACCAAATTACGCAGATAAATTTGATATGGAGAAAATTATTAGTGATCAAATATCGAAAGTTTCAATCAGTGTTGTCTATGATGATACCGGGTCATTAAAGCTTGTATTTAGGGAGCCTTTATCGATAACTATTAACCTTTTAGATAATTATTTTAAAGAACATCCTGATAGTTATGTAATTACTACTGAGAAGGATGAGATTTTATCTGGACATTTGATAACAGTAAAAGATACAAAGAAAGATTTAATTTTCGTAATATTAGCTCGAAAAGTAGATGAATTATCAAGTTTAGTCAAAGTTAATGTGGTATTTACTAGTGATGGCAAGACTTTAGCTCCAAATCATATAGATGAAGGAGTTAGAATTTTAAGTGATATTCGTAAAGACTTAAATAATACTGAGCTTAAAAATGATAATAATATTGAGATTGCAAAACAAGCTGAAGCTAATTTAGCAGCTTCAGAGGCAAATCCTAAAAATGGTAAATCTAGCCTTGGAGGATTGTTAGGTTCAAAGAAAAGTAGTTTTGGCTTTGGCTCATACGATAGAAAAATTGACAATTCATTAGAGCAGCAAAAAACTAATACAAACCAAGAGCAGCAACAAGATTATACACAAATGACAGCGCCAGCTGATGATAAGGTCTATGATAGTCAAGCACAGCCTCAAGTATTAAATACATAGGTGATGATATGTATGATATTTCAGTTTTTATAGGAAGATTTCAGCCTTTTCATAAGGGTCACTTACATAATATAATAATAGCGCTACAAAATAGCAAAAAAGTTATAA
Proteins encoded in this window:
- the asd gene encoding archaetidylserine decarboxylase (Phosphatidylserine decarboxylase is synthesized as a single chain precursor. Generation of the pyruvoyl active site from a Ser is coupled to cleavage of a Gly-Ser bond between the larger (beta) and smaller (alpha chains). It is an integral membrane protein.); its protein translation is MRDNLFIYLQYLLPHTLTSRLVSKLADSENKIIKNHLIKLAIKKFNINLVEAKETDISKYKSFNDFFIRELKDDLRPISNDKNVISSPADGVLSQFGTITDNSLIQAKGKLFSLESLIASSSTTSFTKFATIYLSPKDYHRVHMPIDGKLTKMVYIPGKLFSVNKITTSKVDNLFAKNERLICYFDTIIGEIAVIFVGALLVAGIETVWHGKIAPNYYKDIQTWDYNSAKFNIKFNKGDILGWFNFGSTVIILTSGNNVSFKFEENKNNIKIQVNQDLALITE